A portion of the Manihot esculenta cultivar AM560-2 chromosome 2, M.esculenta_v8, whole genome shotgun sequence genome contains these proteins:
- the LOC110607610 gene encoding protein LIGHT-DEPENDENT SHORT HYPOCOTYLS 10 isoform X1: MSSERGKDLAQGSNEDHQHSSAAATPSRYESQKRRDWNTFGQYLKNQRPPVALSQCNCNHVLDFLRYLDQFGKTKVHLQGCMFYGQPEPPAPCTCPLRQAWGSLDALIGRLRAAYEENGGPPESNPFASGAIRVYLREVRDCQAKARGIPYKKKKKKPSSSKGIDESSSAMHF, encoded by the coding sequence ATGTCTAGTGAAAGAGGAAAAGATTTGGCACAAGGATCCAATGAAGACCATCAACACTCTTCTGCTGCTGCAACTCCAAGCCGTTATGAATCTCAGAAAAGAAGGGATTGGAATACTTTTGGTCAGTACTTGAAGAATCAGAGGCCTCCGGTGGCTCTTTCTCAGTGCAATTGCAACCATGTTCTTGACTTCCTCAGGTACCTAGATCAGTTTGGGAAGACTAAGGTCCATCTTCAAGGCTGCATGTTTTATGGGCAGCCTGAGCCACCGGCTCCTTGTACTTGCCCTCTCAGGCAAGCTTGGGGCAGCCTCGATGCCCTTATTGGTAGGCTCCGAGCTGCTTATGAAGAAAATGGAGGTCCTCCTGAGAGTAACCCTTTTGCCAGTGGCGCTATTCGTGTGTATCTAAGGGAGGTTAGGGACTGTCAAGCTAAGGCAAGAGGTATTCcttacaaaaagaagaagaagaagcctaGTTCAAGCAAAGGGATTGATGAATCCAGCTCTGCCATGCATTTCTAG
- the LOC110608659 gene encoding polyamine oxidase 2 isoform X1 codes for MESGFRSNRQQLRRALCYSNDGRRQAASPSVIVIGGGVAGVAAARALHDASFQVVLLESRDRLGGRVHTDFSFGFPVDLGASWLHGVCKENPLAPLIGRLGLPLYRTSGDNSVLYDHDLESYALFDMDGNQVPQELVSKVGETFERILQETEKVRLEYSEDMSIISAFSIVFERIPELRLEGLAHKVLQWYLCRMEGWFAADADTISLKSWDQEELLPGGHGLMVRGYLPVVNTLAKGLDIRLGHRVTRIVRHYNGVKVSTENGRTFVADAAIVAAPLGVLKSRAITFEPKLPDWKEKAINDLGVGIENKIALHFDKVFWPNVEFLGVVAETSYSCSYFLNLHKATGHSVLVYMPAGQLAKDIEKMSDEAAANFAFLQLKKILPEASAPIQYLVSHWGSDINSLGSYSYDTVGNSHDLYERLRIPVDNLFFAGEATSTNYPGSVHGAFSTGLMAAEDCRMRVLERYGELDLFQPVMGEEASVSVPLLISRM; via the exons ATGGAGTCTGGATTCAGGAGTAATCGCCAGCAATTGCGTAGAG CTCTTTGTTATTCGAATGATGGGAGGAGGCAAGCGGCCTCGCCATCTGTGATAGTGATAGGTGGTGGTGTTGCTGGAGTAGCGGCTGCTCGTGCTCTTCATGATGCTTCGTTTCAG GTTGTGTTGTTGGAATCTCGTGACAGACTAGGTGGTCGAGTCCACACTGATTTCTCATTTGGTTTTCCTGTTGACCTGGGTGCATCATG GTTGCATGGTGTCTGCAAAGAAAATCCCTTGGCCCCTCTAATTGGGAGGTTGGGACTACCTTTGTATCGAACTAGTGGTGACAATTCTGTGTTGTATGACCATGATCTTGAAAG CTATGCTCTATTTGATATGGATGGGAATCAGGTTCCTCAAGAACTGGTATCTAAGGTTGGCGAAACTTTTGAGAGAATCTTACAAGAG ACAGAGAAAGTAAGACTGGAATACAGTGAAGACATGTCCATAATCAGCGCTTTCTCAATTGTTTTTGAAAGAATACCAGAATTAAG GTTGGAGGGGCTTGCCCATAAGGTGCTTCAATGGTACTTGTGTAGAATGGAAGGCTGGTTTGCTGCTGATGCTGATACCATCTCACTCAAGAGTTGGGATCAG GAAGAACTGCTTCCAGGTGGGCATGGGCTTATGGTGAGGGGCTACCTTCCTGTTGTAAACACACTTGCCAAAGGACTTGATATCCGCCTAGGACACAG AGTAACAAGAATTGTTAGGCATTATAATGGTGTAAAGGTATCAACTGAAAACGGGAGGACATTTGTGGCAGATGCTGCTATTGTTGCTGCTCCTCTTGGAGTGCTGAAATCCAGGGCCATAACTTTTGAACCTAAGCTTCCAGATTGGAAAGAAAAAGCCATTAACGATCTCGGGGTGGGAATTGAGAATAAGATTGCATTGCACTTTGACAAGGTGTTCTGGCCAAATGTAGAGTTCTTGGGAGTGGTTGCAGAGACATCTTACAGCTGCAGCTACTTCCTAAATCTACACAAAGCTACCGGTCATTCTGTTCTTGTTTATATGCCTGCTGGACAGCTGGCCAAAGACATCGAGAAAATGTCTGATGAAGCAGCTGCCAATTTTGCTTTCTTGCAACTCAAGAAGATCCTACCTGAAGCATCTGCACCG ATTCAGTATCTTGTTTCTCACTGGGGCTCAGATATCAACTCACTCGGTTCCTATAGCTACGATACAGTAGGCAATTCCCATGATCTGTATGAAAGGCTAAGGATCCCTGTAGATAACCTATTCTTTGCAGGAGAGGCAACAAGTACGAACTACCCAGGGTCAGTGCACGGTGCATTCTCAACAGGACTGATGGCTGCGGAAGATTGCCGGATGCGAGTTCTGGAGCGATATGGCGAGTTAGACTTATTCCAGCCAGTCATGGGTGAGGAGGCATCAGTATCTGTTCCGCTCTTGATCTCTCGTATGTAA
- the LOC110607610 gene encoding protein LIGHT-DEPENDENT SHORT HYPOCOTYLS 10 isoform X2: protein MSSERGKDLAQGSNEDHQHSSAAATPSRYESQKRRDWNTFGQYLKNQRPPVALSQCNCNHVLDFLRYLDQFGKTKVHLQGCMFYGQPEPPAPCTCPLRQAWGSLDALIGRLRAAYEENGGPPESNPFASGAIRVYLREVRDCQAKARGIPYKKKKKKPSSSKGIDESSSAMHF from the exons ATGTCTAGTGAAAGAGGAAAAGATTTGGCACAAGGATCCAATGAAGACCATCAACACTCTTCTGCTGCTGCAACTCCAAGCCGTTATGAATCTCAGAAAAGAAGGGATTGGAATACTTTTGGTCAGTACTTGAAGAATCAGAGGCCTCCGGTGGCTCTTTCTCAGTGCAATTGCAACCATGTTCTTGACTTCCTCAGGTACCTAGATCAGTTTGGGAAGACTAAGGTCCATCTTCAAGGCTGCATGTTTTATGGGCAGCCTGAGCCACCGGCTCCTTGTACTTGCCCTCTCAGGCAAGCTTGGGGCAGCCTCGATGCCCTTATTGGTAGGCTCCGAGCTGCTTATGAAGAAAATGGAGGTCCTCCTGAGAGTAACCCTTTTGCCAGTGGCGCTATTCGTGTGTATCTAAGGGAGGTTAGGGACTGTCAAGCTAAGGCAAGAGGTATTCcttacaaaaagaagaagaagaagcctaGTTCAAGCAAAGGGATTGATGAATCCAGCTCTGCCATGCATTTCTA G
- the LOC110603707 gene encoding N-acetyl-D-glucosamine kinase isoform X1, with product MKRYRNGEIWDFEHETPVSEDRPVILGLDGGTTSTVCICMPVLPFSNPLPDPLPVLARAVAGCSNHNSVGETAARETLEQVMADALSKSGSNRSAVQAVCLAVSGVNHPTDEQRILNWLRDIFPIHVKLYVQNDAVAALASGTMGKLHGCVLIAGTGTIAYGFTEDGREARAAGAGPILGDWGSGYGIAAQALTAVVRAHDGRGPETILTNSILQELDLCSPDELIGWTYADPSWARIAALVPVVVSCAEAGDEVANKILQDSVEELALSVKAVVQKLDLCGEDGNASFPLVMVGGVLEANKRWDIGKEVVNCISEDYPGALPIRPKVEPAVGAALLGWNFFMKETCKEDYKR from the exons ATGAAGCGCTATAGAAATGGCGAAATCTGGGACTTCGAACACGAAACTCCGGTGTCCGAGGACCGGCCGGTGATTTTAGGATTGGACGGCGGGACAACATCCACCGTCTGTATATGCATGCCAGTCCTACCTTTCTCCAATCCTCTCCCGGACCCACTTCCCGTCCTTGCGCGTGCAGTCGCCGGTTGCTCCAACCACAACAGTGTTGGTG AAACTGCTGCTAGAGAGACATTGGAGCAAGTTATGGCAGATGCCCTTTCAAAATCAGGCTCCAATCGCTCCGCAGTTCAAGCTGTTTGTCTAGCAGTTTCAGGTGTTAATCATCCAACAGATGAACAAAGAATTTTAAATTGGCTTAG GGATATATTCCCAATTCATGTTAAGCTATATGTCCAAAATGATGCTGTGGCAGCATTGGCAAGTGGGACAATGGGAAAGCTTCATGGCTGCGTTTTAATTGCTGGTACTGGCACTATTGCTTATGGATTCACAGAAGATGGTAGAGAAGCTCGGGCTGCAGGTGCTGGACCCATCTTAGGTGATTGGGGAAG TGGATATGGAATAGCTGCACAAGCATTAACAGCAGTAGTAAGGGCCCATGATGGTCGTGGTCCTGAAACAATTCTGACAAATAGTATTTTACAGGAGCTTGATCTTTGTTCTCCAGATGAACTTATTGG GTGGACGTACGCAGATCCATCTTGGGCTCGTATTGCAGCTCTAGTTCCAGTCGTTGTATCTTGTGCAGAGGCAGGTGATGAAGTAGCAAATAAAATCTTGCAAGATTCAGTTGAAGAGTTGGCTTTAAGTGTGAAAGCTGTTGTTCAAAAACTTGACTTATGTGGTGAAG ATGGAAATGCTTCTTTTCCCCTTGTTATGGTTGGTGGTGTTCTTGAAGCAAATAAGAGGTGGGATATAGGAAAAGAGGTTGTAAACTGCATTTCCGAAGACTACCCTGGGGCTCTTCCAATTCGGCCAAAG GTGGAGCCTGCAGTAGGGGCAGCATTGTTGGGCTGGAATTTCTTCATGAAAGAGACTTGCAAGGAAGATTACAAAAGATGA
- the LOC110608659 gene encoding polyamine oxidase 2 isoform X2 produces MESGFRSNRQQLRRALCYSNDGRRQAASPSVIVIGGGVAGVAAARALHDASFQVVLLESRDRLGGRVHTDFSFGFPVDLGASCYALFDMDGNQVPQELVSKVGETFERILQETEKVRLEYSEDMSIISAFSIVFERIPELRLEGLAHKVLQWYLCRMEGWFAADADTISLKSWDQEELLPGGHGLMVRGYLPVVNTLAKGLDIRLGHRVTRIVRHYNGVKVSTENGRTFVADAAIVAAPLGVLKSRAITFEPKLPDWKEKAINDLGVGIENKIALHFDKVFWPNVEFLGVVAETSYSCSYFLNLHKATGHSVLVYMPAGQLAKDIEKMSDEAAANFAFLQLKKILPEASAPIQYLVSHWGSDINSLGSYSYDTVGNSHDLYERLRIPVDNLFFAGEATSTNYPGSVHGAFSTGLMAAEDCRMRVLERYGELDLFQPVMGEEASVSVPLLISRM; encoded by the exons ATGGAGTCTGGATTCAGGAGTAATCGCCAGCAATTGCGTAGAG CTCTTTGTTATTCGAATGATGGGAGGAGGCAAGCGGCCTCGCCATCTGTGATAGTGATAGGTGGTGGTGTTGCTGGAGTAGCGGCTGCTCGTGCTCTTCATGATGCTTCGTTTCAG GTTGTGTTGTTGGAATCTCGTGACAGACTAGGTGGTCGAGTCCACACTGATTTCTCATTTGGTTTTCCTGTTGACCTGGGTGCATCATG CTATGCTCTATTTGATATGGATGGGAATCAGGTTCCTCAAGAACTGGTATCTAAGGTTGGCGAAACTTTTGAGAGAATCTTACAAGAG ACAGAGAAAGTAAGACTGGAATACAGTGAAGACATGTCCATAATCAGCGCTTTCTCAATTGTTTTTGAAAGAATACCAGAATTAAG GTTGGAGGGGCTTGCCCATAAGGTGCTTCAATGGTACTTGTGTAGAATGGAAGGCTGGTTTGCTGCTGATGCTGATACCATCTCACTCAAGAGTTGGGATCAG GAAGAACTGCTTCCAGGTGGGCATGGGCTTATGGTGAGGGGCTACCTTCCTGTTGTAAACACACTTGCCAAAGGACTTGATATCCGCCTAGGACACAG AGTAACAAGAATTGTTAGGCATTATAATGGTGTAAAGGTATCAACTGAAAACGGGAGGACATTTGTGGCAGATGCTGCTATTGTTGCTGCTCCTCTTGGAGTGCTGAAATCCAGGGCCATAACTTTTGAACCTAAGCTTCCAGATTGGAAAGAAAAAGCCATTAACGATCTCGGGGTGGGAATTGAGAATAAGATTGCATTGCACTTTGACAAGGTGTTCTGGCCAAATGTAGAGTTCTTGGGAGTGGTTGCAGAGACATCTTACAGCTGCAGCTACTTCCTAAATCTACACAAAGCTACCGGTCATTCTGTTCTTGTTTATATGCCTGCTGGACAGCTGGCCAAAGACATCGAGAAAATGTCTGATGAAGCAGCTGCCAATTTTGCTTTCTTGCAACTCAAGAAGATCCTACCTGAAGCATCTGCACCG ATTCAGTATCTTGTTTCTCACTGGGGCTCAGATATCAACTCACTCGGTTCCTATAGCTACGATACAGTAGGCAATTCCCATGATCTGTATGAAAGGCTAAGGATCCCTGTAGATAACCTATTCTTTGCAGGAGAGGCAACAAGTACGAACTACCCAGGGTCAGTGCACGGTGCATTCTCAACAGGACTGATGGCTGCGGAAGATTGCCGGATGCGAGTTCTGGAGCGATATGGCGAGTTAGACTTATTCCAGCCAGTCATGGGTGAGGAGGCATCAGTATCTGTTCCGCTCTTGATCTCTCGTATGTAA
- the LOC110603707 gene encoding N-acetyl-D-glucosamine kinase isoform X2, translating to MADALSKSGSNRSAVQAVCLAVSGVNHPTDEQRILNWLRDIFPIHVKLYVQNDAVAALASGTMGKLHGCVLIAGTGTIAYGFTEDGREARAAGAGPILGDWGSGYGIAAQALTAVVRAHDGRGPETILTNSILQELDLCSPDELIGWTYADPSWARIAALVPVVVSCAEAGDEVANKILQDSVEELALSVKAVVQKLDLCGEDGNASFPLVMVGGVLEANKRWDIGKEVVNCISEDYPGALPIRPKVEPAVGAALLGWNFFMKETCKEDYKR from the exons ATGGCAGATGCCCTTTCAAAATCAGGCTCCAATCGCTCCGCAGTTCAAGCTGTTTGTCTAGCAGTTTCAGGTGTTAATCATCCAACAGATGAACAAAGAATTTTAAATTGGCTTAG GGATATATTCCCAATTCATGTTAAGCTATATGTCCAAAATGATGCTGTGGCAGCATTGGCAAGTGGGACAATGGGAAAGCTTCATGGCTGCGTTTTAATTGCTGGTACTGGCACTATTGCTTATGGATTCACAGAAGATGGTAGAGAAGCTCGGGCTGCAGGTGCTGGACCCATCTTAGGTGATTGGGGAAG TGGATATGGAATAGCTGCACAAGCATTAACAGCAGTAGTAAGGGCCCATGATGGTCGTGGTCCTGAAACAATTCTGACAAATAGTATTTTACAGGAGCTTGATCTTTGTTCTCCAGATGAACTTATTGG GTGGACGTACGCAGATCCATCTTGGGCTCGTATTGCAGCTCTAGTTCCAGTCGTTGTATCTTGTGCAGAGGCAGGTGATGAAGTAGCAAATAAAATCTTGCAAGATTCAGTTGAAGAGTTGGCTTTAAGTGTGAAAGCTGTTGTTCAAAAACTTGACTTATGTGGTGAAG ATGGAAATGCTTCTTTTCCCCTTGTTATGGTTGGTGGTGTTCTTGAAGCAAATAAGAGGTGGGATATAGGAAAAGAGGTTGTAAACTGCATTTCCGAAGACTACCCTGGGGCTCTTCCAATTCGGCCAAAG GTGGAGCCTGCAGTAGGGGCAGCATTGTTGGGCTGGAATTTCTTCATGAAAGAGACTTGCAAGGAAGATTACAAAAGATGA